One window of Trifolium pratense cultivar HEN17-A07 linkage group LG5, ARS_RC_1.1, whole genome shotgun sequence genomic DNA carries:
- the LOC123884256 gene encoding pentatricopeptide repeat-containing protein At3g47530, translating into MAPVWSSCSNRCLLAATNLHFPSYFTAAISIATPQHPENQPESISFFSLNNKESIISTIKSISNKTHLLQIHAHILRTTLIQDAAVSHHFLCRVALSGPLQNPTYSHRFFQQISNPFVSHYNTMIRAYSFSDSPQKALFLYQDMRRRGIAANPLTSSFVVKSCIKFLYLLGGVQVHCNIFKDGHQSDSLLLTALMDLYSQCQKYDDACKVFDEMPQKDTVAWNVMISCFIRNNRTRDALSLFDVMQMEKYECVPDDVTCLLLLQACARLNALEFGERIHSYIMVHGYGGALNLSNSLISMYSRCGCLDKAYDVFMGMKNKNVVSWSAMISGLAVNGYGRKAIEAFEEMQRNGIQPDDHTFTGVLSACSHSGLLDEGVSFFDRMISEFGITPAIHHYGCMVDLLGRAGLLDKAYQLITSMEGKPDSTVLRTLLGACRIHGHVTLGEQVIEHLIELKAQEAGDYVLLLNLYSSAGHWEKVAEVRKLMREKSIQTTPGCCTIELKGAVHEFVVDDNSHSRKVEIYNTLDEINKQLKIAGYVVELSSELHKIDDKEKGYALSYHSEKLAIAFGVLVTPQGTTLRVASNLRICVDCHNFLKLFSAVYNRDVILRDHKRFHRFRRGHCSCNDYW; encoded by the coding sequence ATGGCACCAGTTTGGTCTTCATGCTCAAACCGTTGTCTTCTCGCCGCAACCAATCTCCACTTCCCCTCTTATTTCACCGCCGCCATTTCCATTGCCACTCCACAACACCCAGAAAATCAACCAGAATCCATTTCATTTTTCTCCCTAAACAACAAAGAATCAATAATTTCTACCATAAAATCTATTTCCAATAAGACCCATTTGCTCCAAATCCATGCTCACATTCTCAGAACAACCCTCATTCAAGACGCTGCAGTTTCTCATCACTTCTTATGCCGTGTAGCTCTCTCTGGCCCATTGCAAAACCCCACTTATTCTCATCGTTTCTTTCAACAAATCAGTAATCCCTTTGTTTCCCATTATAACACCATGATCAGAGCTTATTCTTTCAGCGACTCACCTCAAAAGGCTCTTTTTTTATACCAAGATATGAGAAGAAGAGGCATTGCTGCTAACCCTTTAACGTCTTCTTTTGTTGTTAAGTCGTGTATCAAGTTTCTGTATCTTCTTGGAGGTGTTCAGGTTCATTGCAATATCTTCAAAGATGGGCATCAATCAGATAGCCTTTTGCTTACTGCTCTCATGGATTTGTATTCACAATGTCAGAAATATGATGATGCGTGTAAGGTGTTCGATGAGATGCCTCAGAAGGATACTGTTGCTTGGAATGTGATGATCTCTTGTTTTATTCGTAATAATCGGACACGGGATGCATTGAGCTTGTTTGATGTTATGCAGATGGAAAAGTATGAATGTGTGCCTGATGATGTTACTTGTTTACTTCTTCTTCAAGCGTGTGCTCGTTTGAATGCGTTGGAGTTCGGTGAACGGATTCATAGTTATATTATGGTACATGGTTATGGAGGTGCTCTTAATTTGTCCAATTCTCTTATATCAATGTATTCGCGGTGTGGTTGTTTAGATAAGGCTTATGATGTGTTTATGGGAATGAAGAACAAAAATGTGGTTTCATGGAGTGCAATGATATCTGGTTTGGCAGTGAATGGATATGGGAGAAAAGCTATTGAAGCATTTGAAGAGATGCAGAGAAATGGTATTCAGCCTGATGATCATACATTCACGGGTGTCCTTTCTGCTTGCAGTCATTCTGGATTGTTAGATGAGGGGGTGTCGTTTTTTGACAGAATGATCTCGGAGTTTGGAATAACTCCAGCCATCCACCATTATGGTTGCATGGTTGATCTCTTGGGACGTGCTGGCTTACTTGATAAGGCCTACCAGCTTATTACGTCCATGGAGGGAAAGCCAGATTCCACAGTGTTGAGAACCCTGCTTGGAGCTTGCAGAATTCATGGTCATGTTACACTCGGGGAACAAGTAATTGAACATTTGATTGAATTGAAAGCTCAGGAAGCTGGAGATTATGTTTTACTTCTGAATCTTTATTCATCAGCTGGACACTGGGAAAAGGTAGCAGAAGTGAGAAAACTAATGAGagaaaaatcaatccaaactaCACCTGGTTGTTGCACAATTGAACTGAAAGGAGCTGTACACGAGTTTGTTGTGGATGATAATTCACATTCAAGAAAAGTTGAAATTTATAACACACTGGATGAGATTAATAAGCAGCTGAAGATAGCTGGTTATGTTGTTGAACTTTCATCTGAACTACATAAGATAGATGACAAAGAAAAGGGGTATGCACTCTCTTATCATAGTGAAAAACTGGCCATTGCTTTTGGGGTTCTTGTTACTCCACAAGGCACAACATTAAGAGTGGCCTCTAATCTCCGGATATGCGTTGATTGCCACAATTTTCTGAAACTTTTTTCTGCGGTTTATAACCGTGATGTAATTCTCAGAGACCATAAGCGGTTTCACCGCTTCCGGAGAGGGCATTGCTCCTGTAATGACTATTGGTAG
- the LOC123884257 gene encoding malate dehydrogenase, chloroplastic, whose translation MAASATFTIGTAQTGRSLPQSNSFGLKINSQVNFKTFSGLKAMSSLRCESQSSFFGNETCAALRATFAPKAQKENQNLTRNVQPQASYKVAVLGAAGGIGQPLALLIKMSPLVSDLHLYDIANVKGVAADISHCNTPSKVLDFTGASELANCLKGVDVVVIPAGVPRKPGMTRDDLFNINAGIVRDLVTAVADNCPGAFIHVISNPVNSTVPIAAEILKQKGVYDPKKLFGVTTLDVVRANTFVAQKKNLRLIDVDVPVVGGHAGITILPLLSKTRPSANFTDEEIEALTVRIQNAGTEVVEAKAGAGSATLSMAYAAARFVESSLRALDGDADVYECSFVQSDLTDLPFFASRVKIGRKGVEALIPTDLQGLSEYEQKALEALKPELKASIEKGIAFAQKQTVSA comes from the coding sequence ATGGCAGCATCAGCTACTTTTACTATTGGAACTGCCCAAACAGGGAGGTCACTTCCTCAATCAAACTCTTTTGGTTTGAAAATCAATTCTCAGGTTAATTTTAAGACCTTCTCTGGTCTCAAGGCCATGTCATCTCTAAGATGCGAGTCTCAATCATCTTTCTTTGGCAACGAAACTTGTGCTGCCCTGCGTGCAACTTTTGCACCCAAAGCTCAAAAGGAAAACCAAAACCTCACCCGAAATGTGCAGCCTCAGGCATCCTACAAAGTGGCGGTTCTCGGTGCTGCAGGAGGAATTGGTCAGCCATTGGCACTTCTCATCAAGATGTCCCCTTTGGTTTCCGACCTGCATCTTTATGATATTGCCAATGTTAAGGGAGTTGCTGCTGATATCAGTCATTGCAACACTCCTTCAAAGGTTTTGGATTTCACAGGTGCTTCTGAGTTAGCAAATTGTTTGAAAGGTGTGGATGTTGTTGTTATACCTGCTGGTGTTCCTAGGAAACCCGGCATGACTCGTGATGACCTTTTCAACATCAATGCCGGTATAGTCAGGGACTTGGTCACTGCTGTTGCAGATAATTGCCCCGGTGCTTTTATTCACGTTATCAGTAACCCGGTGAACTCTACAGTTCCTATTGCTGCTGAAATTCTGAAACAAAAGGGTGTTTATGATCCTAAAAAGCTTTTTGGTGTTACTACACTTGATGTTGTGAGGGCAAACACATTTGTTGCTCAGAAAAAGAACCTGAGGCTAATTGATGTAGATGTTCCTGTTGTTGGTGGCCATGCCGGGATTACCATTCTTCCTCTCTTGTCAAAGACGAGACCCTCAGCGAATTTCACTGATGAAGAAATTGAGGCGCTAACTGTTAGGATTCAAAATGCTGGAACTGAAGTTGTTGAGGCTAAGGCTGGTGCAGGGTCTGCTACTTTGTCAATGGCTTATGCAGCAGCTAGATTTGTTGAATCATCTCTTCGTGCACTTGATGGTGATGCTGATGTGTATGAGTGCTCATTTGTACAGTCAGATCTGACTGACCTTCCGTTTTTTGCTTCAAGGGTGAAGATTGGAAGGAAAGGAGTTGAGGCTTTGATTCCAACCGATCTCCAAGGGTTGAGTGAGTACGAGCAGAAGGCTTTGGAAGCACTTAAACCAGAACTTAAGGCTAGCATTGAAAAGGGGATTGCTTTTGCTCAAAAGCAAACTGTTTCTGCTTAA
- the LOC123884252 gene encoding geranylgeranyl diphosphate reductase, chloroplastic, producing MSSIALKSFITLRQPSPETTHFSFRPKPITHRRKFTVVAAANSQKLNGRNLRVAVIGGGPAGGAAAETLAKGGVETFLIERKMDNCKPCGGAIPLCMVGEFDLPLDIIDRRVTKMKMISPSNVAVDIGRTLKSHEYIGMVRREVLDDYLRNRAKENGANIINGLFLKMDIPKEKNSPYVLHYSSYDGKTGGVGEKCTLEVDAVIGADGANSRVAKSIDAGDYEYAIAFQERIKIPDDKMAYYEDLAEMYVGDDVSPDFYGWVFPKCDHVAVGTGTVTHKGDIKKFQLATRKRAEDKILGGKIIRVEAHPIPEHPRPRRLSGRVALVGDAAGYVTKCSGEGIYFAAKSGRMCAEEIVQGSANGKRMVEESDLRKYLEKWDKTYWPTYKVLDILQKVFYRSNPAREAFVEMCADEYVQKMTFDSYLYKTVVPGNPLDDIKLAINTIGSLVRANALRREMDKLNV from the exons atgaGCTCCATCGCTCTCAAATCCTTCATCACCCTCCGTCAACCCTCACCGGAAACCACCCACTTCTCCTTCCGACCAAAACCCATTACTCACCGCCGCAAATTCACTGTCGTTGCAGCAGCAAACAGCCAAAAACTCAATGGCAGAAACCTCCGTGTCGCCGTCATCGGCGGTGGTCCAGCAGGTGGTGCAGCAGCAGAAACACTAGCAAAAGGTGGCGTAGAAACCTTCCTCATTGAAAGAAAAATGGACAACTGTAAACCATGTGGTGGAGCCATACCTCTTTGCATGGTAGGTGAATTTGACCTACCATTAGACATCATAGACCGTCGTGTCACAAAGATGAAGATGATTTCTCCGTCGAATGTCGCCGTCGACATTGGTAGAACTCTTAAGTCTCATGAGTATATTGGTATGGTGAGACGTGAGGTTCTTGATGATTATCTTAGGAACAGAGCTAAGGAAAATGGGGCGAATATTATAAATGGGTTGTTTTTGAAAATGGATATTCCTAAGGAGAAGAATTCACCTTATGTTCTTCATTATTCTTCTTATGATGGAAAAACTGGTGGGGTTGGTGAGAAATGTACTTTGGAAGTTGATGCTGTTATTGGTGCTGATGGAGCTAATTCTAGAGTTGCTAAGTCTATTGATGCTGGTGATTATGAATATGCTATTGCTTTTCAG GAGAGGATAAAGATTCCGGATGACAAAATGGCTTATTACGAGGATCTTGCAGAGATGTATGTGGGGGACGACGTTTCTCCCGATTTCTATGGTTGGGTATTTCCAAAATGTGACCACGTAGCTGTTGGCACCGGCACCGTGACACACAAGGGAGACATCAAGAAGTTCCAACTAGCAACAAGGAAAAGAGCCGAGGACAAGATCTTAGGAGGAAAGATCATCCGTGTGGAGGCTCACCCTATACCAGAACATCCAAGGCCACGAAGATTATCAGGAAGGGTCGCGCTCGTGGGCGACGCAGCTGGCTACGTGACCAAATGTTCCGGAGAAGGAATCTATTTTGCAGCCAAGAGTGGGAGAATGTGCGCAGAGGAAATCGTGCAGGGTTCAGCGAACGGGAAGAGGATGGTAGAAGAAAGTGATTTGAGGAAGTATTTGGAGAAATGGGACAAGACTTATTGGCCTACTTACAAAGTTTTGGATATTCTTCAGAAGGTGTTTTATAGGTCCAATCCTGCTAGGGAAGCATTTGTGGAAATGTGTGCTGATGAATATGTGCAGAAGATGACATTTGATAGTTATTTGTACAAGACTGTTGTGCCGGGGAATCCATTGGACGATATCAAGTTGGCAATCAACACCATTGGAAGCTTGGTTAGGGCTAATGCTCTAAGGAGGGAGATGGACAAACTTAATGTATGA